The following proteins come from a genomic window of Streptomyces sp. NBC_01716:
- a CDS encoding PrsW family intramembrane metalloprotease: protein MVTAAVWGVLQLFALSLLTRSVRLSTVLLAVVVGVYGCGVVTALLQLAYTRLYSDWSGQPLPQVVSTTGYTVAPWLEELVKVSPLLLAGLSLKVRRQWGLTDFVLLGGALGAGFGLLEGVLRFGLDSDRAIPHAAGGWVVPDSIFPPYVPGPEQVFGAWLPAPFGEAAVVGPPVAGTFSHLVWTAAAGLGVGLLFRCRGWVRLLAVVPVALAVVHHTVNNYVAEERGEAAGQWLDELDAKAWAVPLVCLLVALVVDLHVLRRGKRTVPGVLLSAERADGDSVAALLRYSSWSLTRRGSWRRIPWSVLIVLRYVGLRRALLYASAVERPEQTERLRGAVADATARMDASDRGGAWRPEEIRARLRPAGGGVSWRRWLFLVPCVLALPALLLLGVGSFTSTAGLQNFFTTGNGPQILMGFGVAALVWIAWQLFCLLRTARAVTAQPVAERLAVHRFRLVTALGAATAGTLLLYRGLGEAGPEGKAITTFHLLDALDAFLVYLGFALLLLSLLALFPPGGLALAGAGAAATAGGAITAGAALDAALLGTAGVVLMAVSADGVEGGNSGSGDKGEGKKNSTDPAVSDAVGAAREQKVAELTNGRIPSGAPGKPGLKVTKPGAGTSDVDVIGGDGSYIAVGGPAKARNLAKFGEKCHILKYAAEQQGVRAQVYLEKGTPEAALNLARRILGDGNVHTFVR from the coding sequence ATGGTGACTGCGGCCGTCTGGGGCGTGCTGCAACTGTTCGCCCTTTCCCTGCTCACCCGTTCGGTCCGGCTGTCCACGGTGCTGCTGGCGGTCGTGGTGGGTGTCTATGGATGCGGAGTGGTGACCGCGCTGCTCCAACTCGCGTACACCCGCCTCTACTCGGACTGGTCCGGGCAGCCGCTGCCGCAGGTGGTGAGCACTACCGGTTACACGGTGGCACCGTGGCTGGAGGAACTGGTCAAGGTCTCCCCGCTTCTGCTCGCCGGGTTGAGCCTCAAGGTACGCAGGCAATGGGGGCTGACGGACTTCGTCCTGCTGGGTGGGGCGCTCGGTGCCGGGTTCGGTCTGCTGGAGGGCGTACTCCGGTTCGGCTTGGACTCGGACCGAGCGATACCGCATGCCGCGGGTGGCTGGGTCGTTCCGGACAGCATCTTCCCGCCCTATGTGCCCGGCCCGGAGCAGGTGTTCGGGGCGTGGTTGCCGGCCCCCTTCGGTGAGGCCGCGGTGGTGGGCCCGCCCGTTGCCGGGACGTTCAGCCATCTGGTCTGGACGGCGGCGGCCGGACTGGGAGTTGGTCTGCTGTTCCGGTGCCGGGGCTGGGTGCGCCTGCTGGCGGTGGTGCCGGTGGCGCTCGCCGTGGTGCACCACACCGTGAACAACTACGTCGCGGAGGAACGCGGAGAGGCCGCCGGGCAGTGGCTCGACGAGCTGGACGCGAAGGCGTGGGCCGTGCCTCTGGTCTGTCTGCTGGTCGCGCTCGTCGTGGACCTGCACGTCCTCCGCCGAGGGAAACGCACCGTGCCGGGGGTGCTGCTCTCGGCCGAACGCGCCGACGGGGACAGCGTGGCCGCGCTGTTGCGGTACTCGTCATGGAGTCTGACCCGGCGCGGGTCGTGGCGGCGGATTCCGTGGAGCGTGCTGATCGTGCTGCGGTACGTCGGCCTGCGTCGCGCGTTGCTGTACGCGTCGGCCGTCGAGCGGCCGGAACAGACCGAGCGACTGCGCGGTGCGGTCGCGGACGCCACCGCGCGGATGGATGCCTCGGACCGTGGAGGCGCCTGGCGCCCCGAGGAGATACGAGCCCGGCTCCGACCGGCCGGCGGTGGGGTTTCGTGGCGCAGATGGCTGTTCCTCGTCCCCTGTGTCCTGGCGCTACCCGCGCTGCTCCTTCTCGGAGTCGGCTCCTTCACCTCCACGGCGGGGCTTCAGAACTTCTTCACCACCGGCAACGGCCCCCAGATCCTGATGGGGTTCGGCGTCGCCGCTCTCGTGTGGATCGCCTGGCAACTGTTCTGCCTTCTCCGCACCGCCCGAGCCGTCACGGCCCAGCCCGTCGCCGAACGGCTGGCCGTCCACCGCTTCCGCCTGGTCACGGCCCTGGGAGCGGCCACCGCCGGAACGCTCCTGCTGTACCGGGGACTTGGCGAGGCGGGTCCCGAGGGCAAGGCGATCACCACGTTCCACCTCCTCGACGCGCTCGACGCCTTCCTGGTCTACCTCGGCTTCGCACTGCTCCTGCTCTCACTACTGGCCTTGTTCCCGCCGGGCGGACTCGCGCTCGCGGGAGCGGGGGCGGCGGCGACGGCCGGCGGCGCGATCACGGCGGGCGCGGCACTCGACGCGGCGCTGCTCGGGACGGCGGGTGTCGTCCTCATGGCGGTGAGCGCGGACGGCGTGGAGGGCGGGAACAGCGGTAGCGGTGACAAGGGGGAGGGAAAGAAGAATTCAACGGATCCCGCAGTATCCGACGCAGTTGGCGCCGCGCGTGAGCAGAAGGTGGCGGAACTGACCAACGGTAGGATTCCCTCCGGAGCGCCGGGAAAGCCTGGGCTGAAGGTCACCAAACCTGGTGCGGGAACGAGTGACGTCGATGTCATCGGCGGGGATGGTTCGTACATAGCCGTCGGAGGTCCTGCGAAGGCCAGGAATCTCGCCAAGTTCGGGGAGAAGTGCCACATCCTCAAGTATGCGGCGGAACAGCAAGGTGTCCGGGCGCAGGTCTATCTGGAGAAGGGGACGCCGGAAGCCGCTCTGAATCTGGCCCGAAGGATTCTCGGTGACGGGAATGTCCACACATTCGTGAGGTGA
- a CDS encoding adenylosuccinate synthase, which produces MPALVLLGAQWGDEGKGKATDLLGGSVDYVVRYQGGNNAGHTVVVGDQKYALHLLPSGILSPDCTPVIGNGVVIDPAVLLSELSGLNDRGVDTSKLLISGNAHLITSYHTTMDKVTERFLGSRKIGTTGRGIGPTYADKINRVGIRVQDLYDESILIQKVDAALDFKNQLLAKLYNRRAIEAGKIVEELLGYADKLRPYVSDTTLVLNDAIDAGKVVLFEGGQGTLLDVDHGTYPFVTSSNPTAGGACTGSGVGPTKISRVIGILKAYTTRVGAGPFPTELLDEDGEALRRIGGERGVTTGRDRRCGWFDAVIARYATRVNGLTDFFLTKLDVLTGWERIPVCVAYEIDGKRVEELPYSQSDFHHATPVYEYLPGWTEDISKAKTFEDLPKNAQAYVKALEEMSGTRISAIGVGPGRTETIQINSFL; this is translated from the coding sequence GTGCCCGCACTTGTGCTGCTCGGTGCTCAGTGGGGTGACGAAGGCAAGGGAAAGGCCACCGACCTGCTCGGTGGATCCGTGGACTATGTGGTGCGCTACCAGGGCGGCAACAACGCCGGCCACACGGTCGTCGTCGGCGACCAGAAATACGCGCTGCATCTCCTCCCTTCCGGAATCCTCTCGCCTGACTGCACGCCGGTGATCGGCAACGGCGTTGTCATCGACCCGGCCGTCCTGCTCTCCGAGCTGAGTGGGCTCAACGACCGCGGCGTCGACACGTCGAAGCTGCTGATCAGTGGGAACGCCCATCTGATCACGTCGTACCACACCACGATGGACAAGGTGACGGAACGGTTCCTCGGCTCCCGGAAGATCGGTACGACGGGCCGTGGCATCGGTCCGACGTACGCCGACAAGATCAACCGGGTCGGTATCCGTGTCCAGGACCTGTACGACGAGTCGATCCTGATCCAGAAGGTCGACGCGGCGCTGGACTTCAAGAACCAGCTCCTCGCCAAGCTCTACAACCGGCGCGCCATAGAGGCCGGCAAGATCGTCGAGGAACTGCTGGGCTACGCGGACAAGCTGCGTCCGTACGTCAGCGACACGACGCTCGTCCTCAACGACGCGATCGACGCCGGAAAGGTCGTGCTCTTCGAGGGCGGCCAAGGCACGCTTCTGGACGTCGACCACGGCACGTATCCCTTCGTGACCTCGTCCAACCCGACGGCGGGCGGCGCCTGTACGGGCTCGGGCGTCGGCCCGACGAAGATCAGCCGGGTGATCGGCATCCTCAAGGCGTACACGACCCGCGTCGGCGCGGGCCCGTTCCCGACGGAACTGCTGGACGAGGACGGCGAGGCGCTGCGCCGCATCGGCGGCGAGCGGGGCGTCACGACGGGCCGCGACCGCCGCTGCGGCTGGTTCGACGCGGTGATCGCCCGCTACGCGACCCGGGTCAACGGCCTGACGGACTTCTTCCTCACCAAGCTGGACGTCCTCACGGGCTGGGAGCGGATCCCGGTCTGCGTGGCGTACGAGATCGACGGCAAGCGCGTCGAGGAACTCCCGTACAGCCAGAGCGACTTCCACCACGCGACCCCGGTGTACGAGTACCTGCCGGGCTGGACGGAGGACATCAGCAAGGCGAAGACGTTCGAGGACCTCCCGAAGAACGCGCAGGCTTACGTGAAGGCGCTGGAGGAAATGTCGGGCACCCGGATCTCCGCGATCGGCGTGGGTCCGGGCCGCACGGAAACGATCCAGATCAACTCTTTCCTCTAG
- a CDS encoding diacylglycerol kinase, whose amino-acid sequence MSAPEPAENGAQQLLVVIDPVARRTDGESVRIAKDVLSAGATAKICLPDGPADFARVLARRGSRRPVVIGDDRALLRTVALLHRERDLAAGALSLVPVGVSVDLARSLGVPMGAVAAARAVLDGVVRRQDLLVDDSDGVVLGDLRIPAPPPAEDGRAGGSSVWHTCRSLVRTLVKPVPQVLAVHPHRLRVEADGVVLSDLDEPVEAVTVRSVAGRAEIVIRTSASAEPITASALSVTVSGADFRYRADAAVTGPVRTRTWTLRAGAWGLTLPGDA is encoded by the coding sequence GTGTCGGCTCCAGAGCCCGCCGAGAACGGTGCCCAGCAGCTTCTGGTGGTCATCGACCCGGTCGCCCGCCGCACCGACGGCGAATCAGTCCGCATCGCGAAAGACGTGTTGAGCGCGGGTGCGACGGCCAAGATCTGCCTGCCCGACGGCCCCGCCGACTTCGCTCGGGTGCTGGCCCGGAGAGGCTCGCGGCGGCCGGTGGTGATCGGCGACGACCGCGCTCTGCTGCGGACGGTCGCCCTGCTGCACCGGGAGCGCGACCTGGCCGCGGGCGCGCTGTCGCTGGTGCCGGTCGGGGTCTCGGTCGACCTGGCGCGGTCGCTCGGCGTGCCCATGGGCGCGGTCGCCGCGGCGCGGGCGGTCCTGGACGGAGTCGTACGGCGGCAGGATCTGCTCGTCGACGACAGCGACGGCGTGGTGCTGGGGGATCTGCGGATCCCGGCGCCACCGCCTGCGGAGGACGGCCGCGCCGGCGGCTCGTCCGTCTGGCACACCTGCCGGTCCCTGGTCCGGACGCTGGTCAAGCCCGTGCCGCAGGTGCTGGCCGTGCACCCGCACCGCCTGCGGGTGGAGGCGGACGGCGTGGTGCTGAGCGATCTGGACGAGCCGGTCGAGGCGGTGACCGTACGGTCGGTGGCCGGGCGGGCGGAGATCGTGATCCGTACGAGCGCCTCGGCCGAGCCGATCACGGCGAGCGCCCTGTCGGTGACGGTCTCGGGCGCGGACTTCCGCTACCGGGCGGACGCGGCCGTGACGGGCCCGGTGCGGACACGCACCTGGACGCTGCGGGCGGGGGCGTGGGGGCTGACGCTGCCGGGGGACGCCTGA
- a CDS encoding GbsR/MarR family transcriptional regulator, giving the protein MSERGREDEAAVSEFVERFAAQLVEAGMTRMPARIFAALLSSEQGVMNSAELGDQLKVSPAAVSGAIRYLSQVNMVIREREPGSRRERYRVQGNQWYEALTNRDSMLRGWQVTMQEGVDHFGPDTPQGRRINETLEFFLFLEEELGSLMDRWTKHRAQQLGG; this is encoded by the coding sequence ATGAGTGAGCGTGGGCGCGAGGACGAGGCCGCCGTCTCCGAGTTCGTCGAACGCTTCGCGGCCCAGCTCGTCGAGGCGGGGATGACGCGCATGCCCGCCAGGATCTTCGCGGCGCTGCTCTCCTCCGAGCAGGGCGTCATGAACTCCGCCGAACTCGGCGACCAGTTGAAGGTCAGCCCGGCGGCCGTGTCCGGCGCGATCCGCTATCTCTCCCAGGTCAACATGGTCATCCGCGAACGCGAGCCGGGCTCCCGGCGCGAGCGCTACCGCGTGCAGGGCAACCAGTGGTACGAGGCACTGACCAACCGGGACTCGATGCTGCGAGGCTGGCAGGTCACGATGCAGGAGGGGGTCGACCACTTCGGGCCCGACACCCCGCAGGGGCGGCGGATCAACGAGACGCTGGAGTTCTTCCTGTTCCTGGAGGAGGAGCTCGGATCGCTGATGGACCGCTGGACGAAGCACAGGGCGCAGCAACTCGGCGGGTGA
- a CDS encoding ABC transporter ATP-binding protein, producing the protein MTKAITVAELHKSFGRTHALDGLDLTVESGEVHGFLGPNGAGKSTTIRVLLGLLRADSGAAQLLGKDPWKDAVALHRRLAYVPGDVELWPNLTGGEAIDLLSRLRGGLDRQRRDELIGRFDLDPTKKGRAYSKGNRQKVAIVAALASNAELLLLDEPTAGLDPLMEVVFQDVITQAKQAGKTVLLSSHILAQVEKLCDRVSIIRLGKNVQSGTLSEMRHLTRTTVEAETERPATGLDGMPGVHGVRLTDRRVHFAVDGAHLGATIRKLGEYGIRSLISHPPTLEELMLRHYGDELAANGHSVDGDDGDDAERLPAAADTTRSSGVAR; encoded by the coding sequence ATGACGAAGGCAATCACCGTCGCCGAACTGCACAAGTCGTTCGGTCGGACGCACGCACTGGACGGCCTCGACCTCACCGTCGAATCCGGTGAGGTCCATGGCTTCCTCGGCCCCAACGGTGCCGGCAAGTCGACCACCATCCGCGTCCTGCTCGGGCTCCTGCGCGCCGACTCCGGCGCCGCCCAGCTGCTCGGCAAGGACCCGTGGAAGGACGCCGTCGCCCTGCACCGGCGGCTCGCCTACGTACCCGGGGACGTCGAGCTGTGGCCGAACCTCACCGGCGGCGAGGCCATCGACCTGCTCTCCAGGCTGCGCGGCGGACTGGACCGGCAGCGCAGGGACGAGCTGATCGGACGCTTCGACCTGGACCCGACGAAGAAGGGCCGCGCCTACTCCAAGGGCAACCGGCAGAAGGTCGCCATCGTCGCCGCGCTCGCGTCCAACGCCGAACTGCTGCTCCTGGACGAGCCCACGGCCGGTCTCGACCCGCTCATGGAGGTCGTCTTCCAGGACGTCATCACGCAGGCGAAGCAGGCCGGCAAGACGGTGCTGCTCTCCAGCCACATCCTGGCCCAGGTCGAGAAGCTCTGCGACCGCGTGAGCATCATCCGGCTGGGGAAGAACGTGCAGTCCGGCACGCTCAGCGAGATGCGGCACCTGACCCGTACGACGGTCGAGGCCGAGACCGAGCGCCCGGCCACCGGGCTCGACGGCATGCCCGGCGTCCACGGCGTGCGGCTGACCGACCGCAGGGTGCACTTCGCCGTCGACGGCGCGCACCTCGGCGCGACGATCCGCAAGCTCGGCGAGTACGGCATCCGGAGCCTGATCAGCCACCCGCCGACCCTCGAAGAGCTGATGCTGCGTCATTACGGCGACGAGCTGGCGGCCAACGGTCACTCGGTCGACGGGGACGACGGGGACGACGCCGAACGCCTCCCGGCCGCCGCCGACACGACCCGCTCCAGCGGGGTCGCCCGATGA
- a CDS encoding ABC transporter permease: MTTVTAPAAGHTSAPARIGSGALAGTGTLIRFGLRRDRIRIPVWVIALTLGTMSSVTEFKTLYSTAAERASAVSSMDSPAALAMTGPRHYLDDYNTGSMMGHQLLGFMAVLVGLMSVLIITRHTRNEEETGRAELVRSTVVGHHAQLASALVVAAVANIALALLLTLSVLSAGIDGITTGEALLYGLTHAAIGLVFAGVAAITVQITAHTRGASGMALAVIGVAYLLRASGDVGNDALSWLSPVGWGQRTYVFVDNRWWPLLLCLALAALTAAIGFVLSTRRDVGAGLRSARLGRRTASAALTRPFGFALRLHRATLLGFGAGLFVMGVMYGSILGEAADMVKDIEQVQEALDKIGGASVAESFASMIMVVIAVVAAVYVVMAALRPRAEESAGRAEPLLATGLSRDRWVGSHVAVALAGGTALLLVAGLGFGITGAASAGDGGLVLRLVGAALAYAPALWVTVGVAVALFGWYPRAGAAAWVVPVYAFVVGYLGPILQFPNWMNNLSPFGHIPQLPAAEMTWTPMLLLTAVAAALIWLGLAGFRRRDLETK, encoded by the coding sequence ATGACCACCGTCACCGCGCCCGCGGCCGGGCACACCTCGGCCCCCGCCCGGATCGGATCCGGCGCCCTGGCCGGCACCGGGACCCTGATCCGCTTCGGCCTGCGGCGCGACCGCATCCGTATCCCCGTCTGGGTGATCGCCCTCACCCTCGGCACGATGTCCTCGGTGACCGAGTTCAAGACCCTGTACTCCACCGCCGCGGAGCGCGCCTCGGCCGTCAGCTCGATGGACAGCCCCGCCGCACTCGCCATGACCGGCCCGCGCCACTACCTCGACGACTACAACACCGGCTCGATGATGGGCCACCAGCTGCTGGGCTTCATGGCCGTCCTGGTCGGTCTCATGAGCGTCCTGATCATCACCAGGCACACCCGCAACGAGGAGGAGACCGGCCGCGCCGAGCTGGTGCGCTCCACCGTCGTCGGTCACCACGCGCAACTCGCCTCCGCGCTGGTCGTCGCCGCCGTCGCCAACATCGCGCTCGCCCTCCTGCTCACGCTGAGCGTTCTGTCGGCGGGCATCGACGGGATCACCACCGGCGAGGCGCTGCTGTACGGGCTCACGCACGCCGCCATCGGTCTCGTCTTCGCGGGCGTCGCCGCGATCACCGTCCAGATCACCGCCCACACCCGCGGTGCCTCGGGCATGGCGCTCGCCGTGATCGGCGTCGCCTATCTGCTGCGTGCGTCCGGGGACGTGGGCAACGACGCGCTGTCCTGGCTGTCGCCGGTCGGCTGGGGCCAGCGCACGTACGTCTTCGTCGACAACCGGTGGTGGCCGCTGCTGCTCTGCCTGGCCCTCGCGGCGCTGACCGCGGCCATCGGCTTCGTCCTGAGCACCAGGCGTGACGTCGGCGCGGGCCTGCGCTCCGCCCGGCTCGGCCGGCGTACGGCCTCCGCCGCGCTCACCCGGCCGTTCGGCTTCGCGCTGCGGCTGCACCGGGCGACCCTGCTGGGGTTCGGCGCGGGGCTGTTCGTGATGGGCGTGATGTACGGCTCCATCCTCGGCGAGGCGGCCGACATGGTGAAGGACATCGAGCAGGTCCAGGAGGCACTGGACAAGATCGGCGGCGCGTCCGTCGCCGAGTCGTTCGCGTCGATGATCATGGTCGTCATCGCCGTCGTGGCCGCCGTGTACGTGGTGATGGCCGCGCTCCGGCCGCGCGCGGAGGAGAGCGCGGGCCGGGCCGAACCGCTGCTGGCCACCGGCCTCTCCCGGGACCGCTGGGTGGGCAGCCATGTGGCGGTCGCGCTGGCGGGCGGCACGGCGCTGCTGCTGGTGGCCGGGCTGGGCTTCGGCATCACGGGCGCGGCCTCCGCCGGGGACGGGGGCCTCGTCCTGCGCCTGGTCGGCGCGGCCCTGGCGTACGCGCCGGCGCTGTGGGTGACGGTCGGCGTGGCGGTGGCACTCTTCGGCTGGTACCCGCGCGCCGGAGCGGCGGCCTGGGTCGTACCCGTGTACGCGTTCGTGGTCGGGTACCTCGGACCGATCCTCCAGTTCCCGAACTGGATGAACAACCTGTCCCCCTTCGGCCACATCCCCCAACTCCCGGCCGCCGAGATGACCTGGACCCCGATGCTCCTCCTCACCGCTGTCGCGGCGGCCCTGATCTGGCTGGGCCTGGCGGGCTTCCGCCGCCGGGACCTGGAAACGAAGTAG
- a CDS encoding cytochrome P450: protein MSQSFDPWSPDFVADPYPAYAELRARGRLHYFEPSRQWLVPYHADVSALLRDRRLGRTYLHRFTHEEFGRTPTPEAHEPFHILNGSGLLDLEAPDHTRIRRLISKAFTPRTVEALAPTVRRLAAELVGGLCAAGGGDLLAEVAEPLPVAVIAEMLGVPAADRALLRPWSADMCAMYELNPTEDAARRAVRSSLEFTDYLRELIADRRAVPGTDLLSAMIAAQDAGDRLSEQEMISTCALLLNAGHEATVSSTVNGWWALFRHPEQLAALRSGEAPLSAAVEELLRYDTPLQMFERWVLDDMEIDGTVVPRGAELALLFGSANRDPSRFDHPDTLDLTRADNPHVTFGAGIHYCLGAALGRLELTTSFAELLRQAPELRLVAEPEWKPGYVIRGVKELLVEV, encoded by the coding sequence GTGTCCCAGTCGTTCGACCCGTGGTCGCCCGACTTCGTCGCCGACCCGTATCCCGCCTACGCGGAGCTGCGTGCGCGGGGCCGGCTGCACTACTTCGAGCCGTCGCGGCAGTGGCTGGTCCCGTACCACGCGGACGTGTCGGCCCTGCTGCGGGACCGGCGGCTGGGGCGGACGTATCTGCACCGCTTCACGCACGAGGAGTTCGGTCGTACGCCGACGCCCGAGGCGCACGAGCCGTTCCATATCCTCAACGGCAGCGGGCTGCTCGACCTGGAGGCACCGGACCACACCAGGATCCGGCGCCTGATCTCGAAGGCCTTCACGCCGCGTACGGTCGAGGCGCTCGCGCCGACCGTCCGGCGGCTCGCCGCCGAGCTGGTCGGCGGGCTGTGCGCGGCGGGCGGCGGGGATCTGCTCGCCGAGGTGGCCGAGCCGCTGCCGGTCGCGGTCATCGCCGAGATGCTGGGGGTCCCGGCGGCGGACCGGGCGCTGCTGCGGCCCTGGTCGGCCGACATGTGCGCGATGTACGAGCTGAATCCGACGGAGGACGCGGCGCGGCGGGCGGTCCGGTCGTCGCTCGAATTCACCGACTACCTGCGGGAGTTGATCGCCGACCGGCGTGCGGTGCCGGGCACCGACCTGCTCTCGGCGATGATCGCGGCGCAGGACGCGGGGGACCGGCTGAGCGAACAGGAAATGATCTCCACCTGCGCGCTCCTGCTCAACGCGGGGCACGAGGCGACGGTCTCCAGCACGGTGAACGGTTGGTGGGCGCTGTTCCGGCACCCCGAACAGCTCGCGGCCCTGCGGTCGGGTGAGGCGCCGCTGTCCGCAGCTGTGGAGGAGTTGCTGCGGTACGACACGCCGCTCCAGATGTTCGAGCGATGGGTGCTCGACGACATGGAGATCGACGGCACGGTCGTCCCGCGCGGAGCCGAACTCGCGCTCCTCTTCGGCTCCGCCAACCGCGACCCGTCCCGCTTCGACCACCCCGACACACTGGATCTCACCCGCGCGGACAATCCGCACGTGACGTTCGGCGCGGGAATCCACTACTGCCTGGGAGCGGCGCTCGGCCGCCTCGAACTGACCACGTCATTCGCCGAGTTGCTGCGCCAGGCACCGGAACTCCGGCTCGTCGCCGAGCCGGAGTGGAAGCCGGGGTATGTGATCCGGGGAGTGAAGGAACTGCTGGTGGAGGTGTGA
- a CDS encoding response regulator transcription factor, which translates to MTIRVLIVDDQVMVREGFSVLLNAMPDIEVVGEAVNGREAVTQVAALGPDVVLMDIRMPELNGIEATREIVAADADAKVLVLTTFDLDEYVYQALRAGASGFLLKDASARQLADGVRVVASGEALLAPTVTRRLITEFSKLAESPRQPALAQMGELTERETEVLVLIAQGLSNAEIAGHLVVAESTIKTHVSRILVKLGLRDRTQAAVFAYEARLVTPG; encoded by the coding sequence ATGACGATCCGCGTGCTGATCGTCGACGACCAGGTGATGGTCCGCGAGGGCTTCTCGGTCCTGCTGAACGCGATGCCGGACATCGAGGTCGTCGGCGAGGCGGTGAACGGCCGTGAGGCCGTCACACAGGTCGCGGCCCTCGGGCCGGACGTGGTCCTGATGGACATCCGGATGCCGGAGCTGAACGGTATCGAGGCGACGCGCGAGATCGTGGCGGCGGACGCGGACGCGAAGGTGCTCGTCCTGACGACGTTCGATCTGGACGAGTATGTGTACCAGGCGCTGCGGGCGGGGGCGTCCGGCTTTCTGCTCAAGGACGCGTCGGCGCGCCAACTGGCGGACGGCGTAAGGGTGGTGGCGTCCGGCGAGGCGCTGCTCGCGCCGACGGTGACGCGTCGGCTCATCACGGAGTTCTCCAAGCTGGCCGAGTCCCCGCGCCAGCCCGCGCTGGCACAGATGGGAGAGCTCACGGAGCGCGAGACGGAGGTTCTGGTGCTGATCGCGCAGGGTCTTTCGAACGCCGAGATAGCCGGTCATCTCGTCGTCGCCGAGTCCACGATCAAGACGCATGTGAGCCGCATCCTGGTGAAGCTGGGGCTGCGGGACCGTACGCAGGCGGCGGTGTTCGCGTACGAGGCGAGGCTCGTCACTCCTGGGTGA
- a CDS encoding sensor histidine kinase, which yields MTNTETQTAKAAKTATGKTRSPEVRLATGLIGSLRQDLFRDAFAYRPMPRMATDGVITRRLPERIREYAGWFPHLLIGGCVLFALVVGTSNGTGLVELMTVVPLVLVLVRPVAAWWLALAVTAITGMSVSYYGDWPWTPAAFASYLAVMTIVAIRTNPRTAAWMWALTLVYSTVVETLFGGGVYGSTSAPMLFVSALSLLTVSALHIRRDAKKEVAVQRSVNAVERSRRTLLEERTTIARELHDVVAHHMSVVAIQAEAAPYRVENPPPELEKAFATIRENAVAALTELRRVLGVVRAEDYDAPDAPQPTLADLEGLLSNVREAGLTVEKAVTGAVRELPQGVELSAYRIIQEALSNALRHAPGATAKVEVSYVLGGLGLRIVNTPPQGLVKPSPGAGHGITGMRERVTMLNGEMTARLLPDGGYEVAAYIPVAAQEEDEPADAGSGLGPGPAAAADGERS from the coding sequence GTGACCAACACAGAGACGCAGACGGCGAAGGCGGCGAAGACCGCGACCGGGAAAACCCGGAGCCCCGAGGTCCGACTGGCCACGGGCCTGATCGGAAGCCTGCGGCAGGACCTCTTCCGCGACGCCTTCGCCTACCGGCCGATGCCGCGTATGGCGACGGACGGCGTGATCACGCGCCGGCTGCCGGAGCGGATCCGTGAGTACGCGGGATGGTTCCCGCACCTCCTGATCGGCGGGTGCGTGCTGTTCGCGCTGGTCGTCGGGACGTCGAACGGCACGGGGCTGGTCGAGCTGATGACGGTGGTGCCGCTCGTCCTCGTTCTCGTCAGGCCCGTCGCGGCCTGGTGGCTGGCTCTCGCGGTCACCGCGATCACGGGGATGTCGGTCTCCTACTACGGCGACTGGCCCTGGACGCCCGCCGCCTTCGCCTCGTATCTGGCCGTCATGACGATCGTCGCGATACGGACGAACCCCCGCACCGCGGCCTGGATGTGGGCGCTCACACTCGTGTACTCGACGGTGGTCGAGACGCTCTTCGGCGGCGGGGTGTACGGCTCGACCAGCGCGCCCATGCTCTTCGTCTCCGCGCTCAGCCTGCTGACCGTCTCCGCGCTGCACATCCGCCGTGACGCGAAGAAGGAGGTGGCGGTGCAGCGCAGTGTGAACGCGGTCGAGCGCAGCCGGCGCACGCTGCTCGAAGAGCGCACCACCATCGCCCGCGAGCTGCACGACGTCGTCGCGCACCATATGTCGGTCGTCGCCATCCAGGCCGAGGCGGCGCCCTACCGGGTGGAGAATCCGCCGCCCGAGCTGGAGAAGGCATTCGCCACCATCAGGGAGAACGCCGTCGCGGCGCTGACCGAGCTGCGCCGTGTGCTCGGAGTCGTACGGGCGGAGGACTACGACGCGCCCGACGCGCCCCAGCCGACCCTGGCCGACCTCGAAGGGCTGCTGTCCAATGTCCGTGAGGCGGGTCTGACCGTGGAGAAGGCGGTCACCGGAGCGGTAAGGGAACTGCCGCAGGGCGTCGAGCTGTCGGCGTACCGCATCATCCAGGAAGCGCTCAGCAACGCGCTGCGGCACGCGCCGGGGGCGACGGCGAAGGTGGAGGTCTCGTATGTGCTGGGCGGGCTCGGCCTGCGGATAGTCAATACGCCGCCGCAGGGGCTGGTGAAGCCTTCGCCGGGTGCGGGCCACGGCATAACGGGGATGCGGGAGCGGGTGACGATGCTGAACGGTGAGATGACGGCGAGGCTGCTGCCGGACGGTGGCTACGAGGTCGCGGCGTACATACCGGTCGCCGCGCAGGAGGAGGACGAGCCCGCGGACGCGGGCTCGGGCCTGGGTCCGGGTCCGGCCGCGGCGGCCGACGGGGAGCGGTCATGA